The Bradysia coprophila strain Holo2 unplaced genomic scaffold, BU_Bcop_v1 contig_297, whole genome shotgun sequence DNA window tactgcATTTGTTATAACATACGCTTTGCACTAAAAGATTAAATCACTAGAGCGCATTGTACATTTTTGTTGTCTCTGCCGATAACAGATACAGATGATATAAGAAATATGTATTTTAAGTTGTTTTTTATAAAGGCATGACTTGAAGCACAGTTCTGCTCATTTCATGAACAATGAACATGCTAGGAGCATTGCTATGCTTGAAGTTATTTTTTACATGCAGAAGTGTGTTCTAACACCGCAGACGTCAGCCTCCATATTACTCTTCTAAAGTTGAAACatttcttgtaaaataataTTCACAACAACTCTCAAAGCAGAAAATATGTcttattttacttttcaaaaaCTGTAGACTGCTCCTTCGACGtggattttaaaatattttagagtTACAGTTCACGACTGTGACTTTTCCCAAGGATATAAACATTGGGGAGGTCAGATACGCGCGTGACACACCAAAGTTGACGATAAAATGgaggatttcatacaaaaattcatctACTGTGATATTCTCGTCTCCtgtgtgacctccccaaaCTTTACAGCCTTGACTTTTCCTACTTGCGCACGAAATTATTGTGagtttttgacttttcgtATGACTTTGTGTTTTGTGACTTTCCGGAGCAGTTTCCCCCTCGGTATGAATTATATCTTTTAAAATGACCCAGTCAATTCCCGTTCGATTGCTAAGAATGTGTTTAAAAAGCCGATACACTGCATTGTCTTCATCCATTTGTTGTTCGTCGGTCAAGAGAGCAAAATGTTATCGCGGAAATGTTTTGTGGCGATAACTGTATTAGCGTTCGCAACGACAGTGTTAAGTGATGATACACAGTCAGATCAACAGTACGTTACAGTGAAAACTGAAAGTGGTGAAGTGAGAGGTTGTACGGAGTTTACATTGCTGGAAAAACGGCAATATTATGCATTCAAAGGAATTCCATACGCCAAGCCAACAGTTGGCCCATTGAGATTTAAGGTAATTTGTTGGACATACTTTGAACAACTTTGATAAAGCAAGAAAATCCGCTTGACATAGGCACCACAAAAAGTCGATTCATGGACGGGTGTCTTGAATGCGACCGAATATGGACATTCATGTTTACAAATATCCGATAACAACACTCTGACTGGAGAAGAAGATTGTCTAacgttaaatattttcacgccGAATGTCAATCCCACCGAAAAATTGCCAGTGATTTTCTATATTCATGGCGGAGGGCTCATAAATGGCGGATCCAATGTGCAAGGACCGGGATTTCTGCTTGAGGAGGATGTGGTTTTTGTGACTATCAATTACCGATTAGGTCCATTCGGTTTCATGTCATTGGGTACACCTGACTATCCCGGTAATGCAGGATTTAAAGACCAACTTTTGGCTTTGAAATGGGTCAACGATAACATTCACCACTTCGGTGGTGATCGAAATGTGATCACACTGCACGGTCATAGTTCCGGTAGTCATTCAGTCAATCTTCATGTTTTATCACCAGCATCTCGTGGACTATTCCGGCGAGCAATTGGTGGTAGCGGGTCTGCACTGAATCCGTGGGCATTCACTAGTCAAAACCACACCAAAATTGTCCTTGAATGGATGGAAAAGCCAAACGCAAGTCTAGATGAAATCATCAAATGGCTCAACACTGCCGACAGGGAACAGTTTCTGAAAGCAACATATTCACCGGCTGACACACCCAAGAGGTCACTAATGGCAACATGGACTGCGGTCATAGAAAATGAAGAATGGGAAAATACTTTTCTCACAAAATCCCCGGGGAGATACTATCGAGAAGAGCCCAGCGATGTTGACATAATGTTTGGCTACAGTGTATTGGTTGGTAGTATTTATGCATCAAAGAATCTTTAATGAACATGAGGACATTCTCTTTCGATAGGAAACTATTGGTGTGCAATATGAAGATTCACTCAAACCTTTCGAAGTACAACTACCACTGATTGGACTGAATTATACTTTCGATTCTGATAAGTACCGAGTGTACGTAGaggaaattcgaaaattctaTTTCGGCGATCACCCCATCGACAAAGACCATCTTGCCGAATCTTATAGGCTCATGGATGATGTGTTATTTGTCTATGGAATCGATCAAACTATTAAAGCTCAAGCTAGACGATCGACTGGACGAACATATTACTATGAGTTAGTTGTAACGACCACCCGAACAACAGCTctcaaattctaatttttcctAAAATCTAAGATTTGCAACCGTTCTCGGACTAAATGCTTTTCGAGACTACACAAACGCTACAGCATTAGGATTTTCAGGTGCCACCCATGTAGAAGATATGCTTTACCTGTTTAATACCAAAATATGGGCACCAGAAACTCTCTATGACGGACTTCGTTTGGATTCGCCTGAAGCACGATTCATTAGGTTTTTGAGAACATTCGTattgaatttcgttaaatcaGGGTAAGCCTATAGAAGACTCGCATGATAAGCTCAACTGATCACTGTTCATCTAACAGAAATCCAACACCAAATGATAAACCGGCTGCAGTTAGGCCAATCGGAGGTGATGTCATCAATTACGTTAGGATAGAAGCTGATCGATTAGTACCCGGCGTTAGTCCACGGAGACAGTCTATACAGTTTTGGGATGAATTCTTCGCAAAACACCCAGACGTTTTCGATGTGGAATGGTTGTGATGACCATTTGGGATGCAGTAGACTAAAAATGCTGCTCGATGATGTCTGTAAAATGCTCCGatcaatttctttaataaaattatctgATGTTACCACAGCTACTTGGGATGTGGTAGGGGCATTGGTCAAATCTTACCCGGTTTA harbors:
- the LOC119079152 gene encoding esterase FE4-like isoform X4, whose translation is MLSRKCFVAITVLAFATTVLSDDTQSDQQYVTVKTESGEVRGCTEFTLLEKRQYYAFKGIPYAKPTVGPLRFKAPQKVDSWTGVLNATEYGHSCLQISDNNTLTGEEDCLTLNIFTPNVNPTEKLPVIFYIHGGGLINGGSNVQGPGFLLEEDVVFVTINYRLGPFGFMSLGTPDYPGNAGFKDQLLALKWVNDNIHHFGGDRNVITLHGHSSGSHSVNLHVLSPASRGLFRRAIGGSGSALNPWAFTSQNHTKIVLEWMEKPNASLDEIIKWLNTADREQFLKATYSPADTPKRSLMATWTAVIENEEWENTFLTKSPGRYYREEPSDVDIMFGYSVLETIGVQYEDSLKPFEVQLPLIGLNYTFDSDKYRVYVEEIRKFYFGDHPIDKDHLAESYRLMDDVLFVYGIDQTIKAQARRSTGRTYYYEFATVLGLNAFRDYTNATALGFSGATHVEDMLYLFNTKIWAPETLYDGLRLDSPEARFIRFLRTFVLNFVKSGNPTPNDKPAAVRPIGGDVINYVRIEADRLVPGVSPRRQSIQFWDEFFAKHPDVFDVEWL
- the LOC119079152 gene encoding esterase E4-like isoform X3, encoding MLSRKCFVAITVLAFATTVLSDDTQSDQQYVTVKTESGEVRGCTEFTLLEKRQYYAFKGIPYAKPTVGPLRFKAPQKVDSWTGVLNATEYGHSCLQISDNNTLTGEEDCLTLNIFTPNVNPTEKLPVIFYIHGGGLINGGSNVQGPGFLLEEDVVFVTINYRLGPFGFMSLGTPDYPGNAGFKDQLLALKWVNDNIHHFGGDRNVITLHGHSSGSHSVNLHVLSPASRGLFRRAIGGSGSALNPWAFTSQNHTKIVLEWMEKPNASLDEIIKWLNTADREQFLKATYSPADTPKRSLMATWTAVIENEEWENTFLTKSPGRYYREEPSDVDIMFGYSVLETIGMQYEDLNNPDSLKPFDEHFELQLPLIGLNYSFDSDKYRVYKEEIRNFYFGNQSIDKDHLTEYIRLMDDVFFIYGIDQIIKAQARRSTGRTYYYEFATVLGLNAFRDYANATALGFKGATHVEDMLYLFNTKIWAPENLYDGLRLDSPEARFIKFLRTFVLNFVKSGNPTPNDKPAAVRPIEGDVINYVRIEADRLVPGVSPRRQSIQFWDEFFAKHPEVFDVEWL